Proteins encoded within one genomic window of Castellaniella sp.:
- the nadB gene encoding L-aspartate oxidase, with protein sequence MNQHYDVLIIGSGLAGLTVALHLAADKKVAVLSKKALLDGASNWAQGGIAAVLDSGDSHDKHVLDTQVAGADLCDPLATRHIVEQGPSAIEWLIGLGVPFTQDQGAELGFHLTREGGHSQRRIIHAADETGHLVQLTLEQQVRTHRNITLLEYHSGVELITSRILGQDQAHAPARCLGAYVYDEQADRVDTILAGQVVLATGGAGKVYLHTSNPDTSTGDGIAMAWRAGCRVANMEFMQFHPTCMYHPQAKSFLISEALRGEGGVLRLPATAGVQAGERFMQWHDERLELAPRDVVARAIDFEIKKRGLTHVDLDISHRSPAFIHEHFPTIQARCLEFGIDITSDPIPVVPAMHFTCGGVVIDLNGRTDIPGLYAVGETAYTGLHGANRLASNSLLECLVIGRNAAHDIDVQPPLESTTIEVPDWDDSRARDGAEAVLVTHAWDEVRRLMSNYVGIVRTQKRLGRAHQRISLLEQEIQAYYQEYRVTSDLLECRNLIQVAALVVASALSRKESRGLHYCQDFPWTLPRALPTVMTPEDGFR encoded by the coding sequence GGACGGTGCCAGCAATTGGGCCCAGGGCGGGATTGCCGCCGTGCTGGACTCGGGCGACAGCCACGATAAGCATGTGCTTGATACTCAGGTGGCCGGCGCGGATCTTTGTGATCCGCTGGCTACGCGTCATATTGTTGAGCAAGGTCCCTCTGCCATCGAGTGGCTGATTGGGCTGGGTGTTCCATTCACCCAGGACCAGGGGGCGGAACTCGGTTTTCACCTGACCCGCGAAGGCGGCCACAGCCAGCGGCGCATCATCCATGCCGCCGATGAAACCGGCCATCTGGTCCAGTTGACGCTGGAGCAGCAGGTGCGCACCCACCGCAACATCACCTTGCTGGAATACCATTCTGGGGTTGAACTCATTACCAGCCGCATCCTGGGGCAGGATCAGGCCCATGCCCCGGCGCGCTGCCTGGGCGCCTACGTATACGACGAACAGGCCGACCGGGTCGATACCATCCTGGCGGGTCAGGTTGTGCTGGCCACGGGCGGCGCGGGCAAGGTCTACCTGCACACCAGCAACCCGGACACCTCGACCGGGGATGGCATCGCCATGGCCTGGCGGGCAGGGTGCCGGGTCGCCAATATGGAGTTCATGCAGTTTCACCCTACCTGCATGTACCACCCTCAGGCAAAATCATTCCTGATTTCCGAAGCGCTGCGCGGCGAGGGCGGGGTATTGCGCCTGCCTGCCACTGCGGGTGTCCAGGCGGGCGAACGCTTCATGCAATGGCATGACGAGCGACTGGAGCTTGCCCCCCGTGATGTGGTTGCGCGCGCGATTGATTTCGAAATCAAAAAACGCGGCCTGACACATGTGGATCTGGATATCAGCCATCGCTCTCCGGCATTCATCCACGAACACTTTCCCACCATTCAGGCACGGTGCCTGGAATTCGGCATCGACATCACCAGCGACCCGATTCCGGTGGTCCCCGCCATGCATTTCACCTGCGGCGGGGTGGTCATCGACCTGAACGGCCGCACCGATATTCCCGGCCTGTATGCCGTGGGCGAAACCGCCTATACCGGCCTGCATGGCGCAAACCGACTGGCCAGTAACTCGCTGCTGGAATGCCTGGTGATCGGACGCAATGCGGCGCACGACATCGATGTCCAGCCGCCGCTGGAGTCCACCACCATTGAAGTGCCCGATTGGGATGACAGCCGGGCACGCGATGGCGCTGAAGCCGTCCTGGTCACCCATGCCTGGGACGAAGTCCGGCGCCTGATGTCAAATTATGTGGGCATTGTGCGGACCCAGAAACGCCTGGGCCGGGCTCACCAACGAATCAGTCTGCTAGAGCAGGAAATCCAGGCTTACTACCAGGAATACCGGGTCACCAGCGATCTATTGGAGTGCCGCAACCTGATCCAGGTAGCCGCCCTGGTCGTGGCGTCAGCACTGTCGCGCAAGGAAAGCCGCGGCCTGCATTATTGCCAGGATTTCCCCTGGACGCTACCGCGTGCGTTGCCGACGGTCATGACCCCCGAGGATGGCTTCCGGTAG
- the nadC gene encoding carboxylating nicotinate-nucleotide diphosphorylase — translation MKTPQSTLRNPHAPFSPALRAAFEARIDQALAEDIGTGDVTGLLIPADQVEAAQVIVREPAVLCGAPWFEAVMHRVDDRILLDWAYAEGDLMEADSVVCRLHGPARSLLTAERTALNFLQLFSGVATATRRYADLITGTKASVLDTRKTLPGLRQGQKYAVRVGGGKNQRLALYDGVLIKENHIAAAGGIAAALQAAQALPYHIPVQIEVENLDELRQALDAGASSVLLDNFSLNDLRAAVDLTQGRALLEASGGITHETVRAVAQTGVDRISVGSLTKDIQATDYSLRIL, via the coding sequence ATGAAGACCCCTCAGTCCACCCTGCGTAATCCCCACGCCCCCTTCTCCCCTGCCCTGCGGGCTGCCTTCGAGGCCCGCATCGATCAGGCGCTGGCCGAAGACATCGGTACCGGCGACGTCACCGGCCTGTTGATCCCTGCCGATCAGGTCGAGGCTGCCCAGGTCATTGTGCGCGAACCCGCAGTGCTGTGCGGAGCGCCCTGGTTCGAGGCGGTCATGCACCGGGTGGATGACCGGATACTGCTGGATTGGGCCTATGCCGAGGGCGACCTGATGGAAGCCGACAGCGTGGTCTGTCGCTTGCATGGACCTGCGCGGTCCTTGCTGACCGCTGAACGCACGGCCTTGAATTTTCTGCAGCTGTTTTCAGGGGTGGCCACGGCCACCCGTCGCTACGCCGACCTGATCACCGGCACCAAGGCCAGCGTGCTGGATACCCGCAAGACACTGCCCGGCCTGCGCCAAGGGCAAAAATATGCCGTGCGGGTCGGTGGCGGAAAAAACCAGCGCCTGGCTCTGTACGACGGCGTCCTGATCAAAGAAAACCACATTGCGGCGGCGGGTGGCATTGCTGCTGCCTTGCAGGCCGCCCAGGCCCTGCCCTATCATATTCCGGTTCAGATCGAGGTCGAAAACCTGGACGAACTGCGCCAGGCCCTGGATGCCGGGGCGTCTTCTGTGTTGCTGGATAATTTTTCCCTGAATGATCTGCGGGCAGCCGTGGATTTGACCCAGGGCCGCGCTCTGCTGGAGGCTTCCGGCGGAATCACCCACGAAACTGTGCGCGCCGTCGCCCAGACCGGGGTGGATCGTATATCGGTGGGCAGCCTGACCAAGGACATACAGGCAACGGATTATTCTCTGCGTATTCTGTAA